The Nocardioides zeae genome includes the window ATGCTCGCCAGCGAGCGCGAGCCCGGGGTGTAGCGCGCCTCGTAGACCACGTCCTCGGTAACGCGGCACTGGGTCTGAACGAAGTCAGAGGACCGGCGCTTAGCCCCGATGAATCCCCACGCGTTATTGTCTATGAGGTACTTGGTCTCGTTCATCCGACCGCCGCCCGATAGTCATTGATCTGGGCCTTGGTGCGCAGCGTGTTGGAGAACATGATGCGGCAGAAGTCACCGCGGGAGATGCCTCCGCTATCCAGGATGGCCAGCATCCGCCGTGAGCATTCCAGCCCGTTGTACCGCTTGAGCGCATTGATGGGCAGGATGGGGTTGAAGTAGTGGTCTGCCTGCTCGTAGGCGAGGCGAAGGTCCTCCAGGTACGCGTCAGCTTCGTCCGGATCGAGCAGGCCGAGGCGTCGCGCTCGCATGACTACGGCGCTTGGGGTCACCTTGAAGCTGTCGGCGAGTTCCCGCACGGCATTCAGCGTTGTCAGGTCAGCACTGTGAAAGTCCGCCTTGGGCATGAGGATCTGGGCGGTGAGTTCGTACTCTCGGGGAGCTGCCTCTTCGCTCGTGTGTCCGCTGTAGGTCACCGTGGCGAAGCGGCCACGAGCAATGAGCACTGCGAGGAGCATGAGGGTGAATACCTTGCGACCCGCGGGCTCCATCTTCTCGCCCTCCTCGCCGCTCGCGATGAAGATGTAGGGCACCTTGGAGTCCTTCACCGTCATGCCACTGAACTTGGCTCGCTTGGGCATCTGCTGCGGCATGTACCCCTTTGAACTCTGCGCCACGAGCACATGCTGGGCCTCGAGCTTCGCCACGAGCAGGTCGAGGGCCTTCGTCTTGTTCGTCACTGCACGGAGATCGGTCGGCAACAGCCCTAGGGTATCCATAAGCTTGGTGGCGTCCTCAGCGACTGATGCCCCCGGCTTTCGCAGCAGGCCCGCGATTCTGTTCTTCGGAAGCGTCTTGTCCGTCTTGATGTAGTGCTGCTTCCGGAGCAGATCCTTGACGATGAGCTCGACGTCCGGCAGGTGCACGCGGTTGCGGGAGTTCATGGAAAACTCATGCTTCCTATTGAAGCCTGCCATCAGTTTATCCCTCTTGGCTTCGAGGTGTGCATGCACCACGTCCACAGGAGCGAAGAACAGGGGATAAGGGATCTCCGCAATGCGGGAGAGGCTCACCAGGTTGCTGTAGGTGATGTGGCCGTCCCGGAGCGCATTGGTAACACCGGCGCGATCGCTCACGACCGACTGCTCAAAGAGCGCGTCGAATACCTCGCGCTCGACAGACACAGCCTCGCGATTGAGCTTGACTTTGATCGTCATTGGACACCGTGCCCTCCTTCCATTGACGGAGCATCCATGGTGCGCTCGGTGCTTGAGAGTGTGCCGCATGACACGCCCAACGACTCAAGCTTCTCGACGAAGAACCAAGAACCCGAACCGCTCGAGCTGCTACCTACGCGGCGGAAAGGCGCGGCCAGCGGTGATCTCCAACCGTCGGGCCGCTGGGTCACGACAACGCAGGATCCTCGCCCCTCAACTGTTCAAGGGCTTCGCCGGGGTCAAGCTCTGTCACGATCACCGTGCGCCGACGTTGACCGATCCGGTTGAAAAGCTCGGCCACGAGCCCCTCACTGATCGGTTCGGCCCCGGCGCGCATGAGAAGTGCAGCGTGGGGTGGGAGCGGTCCGAGTCCCTCGGTCTGCGCCGCGACGTCCTGCGACCGGCCAGAAACGAGTTGACTGAACTCCGCACGGACCTCGTCCCAGAAGCCGCCTTCATCGCTCAGGGTGGCCTTGTCGGACTCGGCTCGTCGCGCCACAGCGTCGATGGCGCGATGCCATCGCAGAACGTCGAGCACCGTCGGATTGTTCGGGGCTTCTGGGTGAGTGCCCCAGTCTGCGGTGCTTCGGATCCTGGAAGTGTTAGTTCGGACGCCGGTGCGCCCAGCACCGGTGAGCGATCTCACCGAATGTGGACCGAAAAGCCAGGACCAAGGGACGCTCCGGGGTAGGTACTCAGAGACCCGGCGGCCCGCTACGCCGCGACCCGCATGAATGGCGCGAACCAGCCTCGCAGGCATCGCGGAGCAGCCCATCTCTTGCTCACTCGCGTGCCCGCACCGACCGAGCGGGACGCCGCTAGGGCACCCGTACCACTGAACGCCTGACGGCCAGGTTCGCCAGCCGTTGAAGAAAACGTAGTGTGGAAACGTGAGGATGGGTTCGTCCTGGCTTGCCCGGATTAGCGTGTCGTACTGGTAGTTGTCACCAGCTGCTCCCTCATGCTGCAGTTGACGGTACTCGTCGTTATCCATTCGCTTGGCCTGGATCCGCAGCGCAAACCAAAGCTGGCCAAACCCGACGTACCACTCCCAGTCGCCCCCGACCGCCTTCTCGGCATTTTGGTTGAACCGGTGAACCCACAGTTTGGGGTGCCGTAAGTCAAGCTCGAGGAGGTTCAACTCAGTGATGGTGTCCTCCCGGAGCCGGATGCCTCGAGCGTCCCCTCTCGCAACGCGATTCCAGGTGTCAACCGCCAACCCGTCCATGTCCCAACGAAGGCTTCTGCTCATGGCCGCCGTTCTATCGCAGTTCGAGACGATGCAGTCGGTGTCTCGGAGACAAGTCTCTGGGCCGCCGGACAACCAGTTGATGCCGATGACTCGAACGCTATGGCTCTGCTCAGATGCGAAGCCCACGAAGTCGCGCTAAACGTGCCTGATCTCGTCCCACCGACGAGCGGCGTCTGGCGGGCGCCCGATCGGCCCGCAGTCATGAGGAGCAACTCGTTCTCTGCTCTGGACACGCAGACAAATTACTCAGCGCGGCTGTCCTCCTCCTCGCTCCGGAAGAACTCATGCTCAACTTCGAGCACGATGACCTTCTCGAACTCGAGCCCCTGCACTTGTGGATCGTGAGGACCCGGCGCAGGTGGTCGCTGGAGGTGGGGTTGGTACGAGGCGTCGGCGTACCCAGCGGCTCTGGTCGATCGAGGAGATCGCGGAGTTTCTTGGGGTGCCGAAGCAGACGGTGCACGTGGCGGCAGACCGGGCACTGGTCCGCCGCGATCAAGGTCGGCAAGCACCTGCGCCACCGCGAGGGGACGTGCTGGCGTGGACCTCGGAGCAGGATGGCGCGTGAGCGAGGCGTCGGTGAGCGGGCGGTGCGGTCGGCCTCTCCTGGTGCCGGTCGGCCCGCGACCGGGGCGCCACGGCGCTGGTGCAGGGACCGGTTCAGACAGCTCGCCTCGGAGGGGCGACGTGCTGCGGAGAGCTGAATTTAACCGGTCCGCTACGTGGCCACACGTCGTCGCTCCATGACCACGTCGACGCCTAGCTGGCTTCGCCCGGCGCGTGCCACCGCATCATCTGGCAGATCGGCGAGCGGATGTTCAAGGACTGGCTCGGCGAAGCGTCCTGGGCGAGCGGCGCGGGACAACCGGGGCGCATGGAGCGATGGCCGCGTAGGCGACGTGCCGCTGCCCGCTGGGGACCGCACAGCGCCGTACGGGCTCGTTGACCCCTGCCCGGCTTGTGCGCTCGTGCCAACATCCGATCCGAATAGCCCCGCACGACGAAACACCCCGGCCACCAACGGTGACCGGGGGTGTCGCGACAGACGACCCAGCTGGGCTCAGATGTCGTAGTGCAGCTCGAACTATCTGACGGGTGACGGCTATTGGTGGCTGTTGATGAAACCGCCGTCTGACCTGCAACGACGCCGTTCGTTGTGGGTGGCCGTTGGTTGCCTTTGTGGCCCTGGGTGGGTCAGTAGTGGGTCAGTCATCGAAGCCGAGACGTCGCGCCGAGCGCTGGCGCTGACGGGCCGCTCGAAGACGACGGAGGCGTCGCACGGTCAGGGGTAGGCCGCGAGCGCGGCGGGCTCGTCGATCAGGGCGTTGAGCTCTTGGTAGTAGCGCGTGCTAGAGACGCCGCAGTCACGCACGGCCTAATCCTTCACGCCCTGATACTTCCACCACGAGCGCTCGAACTCGAGCATGTCGCGGTGCCGCTCGATGAGAGTCTCGGTCGTCGTGCTCATGGACGGCAGGCTGCCGCCGAGGACTGGCGGTTCTGGGTCAGGAGTTGGCGGCCGGTTCCACGCCCATGGACTCGAACCACGTGTCCATGCGTTCGCTCACCTGGGCGAAGTCGCCCTCGAGGTTCGGCTCGCCGAGGTGCACGCGGTAGCCCAGGCTCTCGAAGTTGGCCATGAATAGCTCGAATTCGTCGCTCGTCGTGCACGGGGTGTCGAGCCCGCGTACCGCGTCGACGAGAGCCTCGGTCGCGACGTTGTATTGCTCAGCGGCGGAGCCGGACCCCATGCTGAGCCCCCTGGCGAAGGCGAATTCGTACGCCAACAGACGCAGCGACACGACCTGCTCGCTCGGGTCCGGCACGGAGCACTCGGGCTCTTCGGACTCTTCGGCTGCCGGCGCGCTGCTGCTCGTCTCCGCAGCGGGCTCGGCGGCCGCCGGGGCGTCTTCGTCGCTCGACGAGCAGCCGCCGAGCGCGACGACCGCGACGGCCAGGGCGACGAGGGTGCGCTTCACGAGCACCACGGTACGGCGCCGTCAGCGCCTCGGCAGGGAATCCGGCCAGCTGGGGTCGGCGTAGCGGTCGACGGAGTAGACGATGTGCCCCTCGGGCATCTCGGCCTTGGCCTGCTCGAGCGCCTCGTCGTAGGTGTCGGCGGTCTTCGTGATGCGGTCGGTTTCCTGGCCGCGGGGGACGCCGGCTGGGGTGGCGTGGGCGATGGTGAGGGTGACGGGCACGGGGTCGAGTGGCAGCCGGGGCCCGAGGGTTGGCAGGCGTGGGTGTCGTACCTCGAGATCGGTGCCGTGGCGCACGGGCAGAACGTTCGGCTGCGGACCGAGCTGCTCGAGGAGCGGTGGGTGCGTCAGGCCGTGGCGCCGGCGCCCGACACGGACATGGTGTCTTTCACCCGGCCAACACGCCGCCGCCGGGTGAAGCGCAGGGCTGAACTTCGCCAGTCTGAAGCCAGGTTCTAGTTCCATGGCGGGCTGGTTCAGGGCTCGATCGTGAAGTCGGGTGATGTCGGGCCGGTCGTCCTGGCTGACCGCAGCGCCGGACCGGTATAGGCCGTGAACGGCGCGGGGGCGGGGTTGGTCGCCGTCGCGGGAGATGGCACCGTGAGGGTCATCGTGCTGGCGCCGAAGGCTGTCTGCGCGAAGCCCACCGTGATCGTCGGAGCGGGAACCGTTTGCCCGCCTGCGATCTCTCTCGTTCCGGTGTATCGAAGGCCGCTGGTCCCGGCGGTGTATTGGAAGGCGACGTACGCCCACCCGTTTGAGGTGCCGTACCCGCCCATCGCCCTCTCCGAGGTGGTGGGGTCAGCTTCGACGGTCAGGATCAGGGTGACCATGACCGGCGTGGTCCCGTTGTTGGTCACCGTCCCTGTCGCTGTCGCGTTACCCGAGTTCCGTGTTGATGCGAGCGTGCCGGTCACGACCGTTGCGGCAGATGCTGCGTAGGCGGGCGCGGCAGCGACAACCACGATGGCGGGCGCCGTCCAAACGGTTGCGCGGATTACGGTACGGCGCCGGGGTGTCGAAAGCATGGGTGCAGCGTGGCACGTCAAGCGGGTGCGCGTCTCCCGAATGCTGACATGGCGCCCCCGTCTCGCGGCCTGAACCGGGGGCGCTGTGCTGATGAGGTACCCCGGACGCAGCGAAGCGCCCCCGCCACCCACGCGGGGTGACGGGGACGCTGCAGCGAGGGTAGCGCGACGGGGCGGCTACTCGAGGCGGTGCTGGCCGGGCGGCTCCTGCTCGTCGCTCCGGTCGATGTAGACCTTCGGCGACGGCTCGGCGGCGAGCCACGGCGCCCACTGCTTCAGGAACGCCTCGACGGCCGGGAGCGCCATCACGCGGGTGATGACGGCGGCCGCGGCGAGCACCTGGCCGACGATGGCCGGCGCCTGCTCGAGGTCGACGTAGACGCCGGCCGCGACGAGCGGAACGAGGGTGGCCACGGCGAGCACGAGCTGCACGACGGTGCGGACGGTCGACCGCCAGGGGCGGCGGACCTGGGTGGGCGTGGTCATGTGTACCTCCGGCGGACGGCGCGACGGATCGCGAGGTGGATGACGAGGTCGAGCAGCCGGCGGATCACGCCGGGATCCCGCGGCGCACGAGGAGGTCGAGACGGGTGATGAGCCGCTGGTACCGCTCGACGGTCTTCGGCTTCCGCGGCCGGGCGCGGTGCGCCTGGTCCTTCCGGATGAAGCACTCGCGCCGGCGCGCGGCGTACTGCGACGCGGGGTAGGTCCGCAGGTACTTGTAGACCTCGGCCAGCTCACGCTCGCGGCGGGTGTGCTGCGCGGTGCCCGGCTTGAGGTGCTGCAGCTTCTCGATGAGGTCGAGCTCCTTGTCGTGCAGCCGGCGGAAGGTCGGCTTCACGCGCACGGCCGGCGGCGCGGGCTTCGGCGGCTCCCACACCGTCGTGCCGTTGAGGTCCTCGGTCCAGCCGAGGAGCGTCGCGTTCCAGCGCTTCGTGATGACGTCGATGTGCACGACGTCGATGCGGCCCCTGCGGAGGATGTCGTTCGAGAGCACGTACCCGTTGCCGAGCGACAGGGCGACGTGGCCGTGCGGGCCGCGCGTGCGCCAGAAGACGGGCACGCCCTCGGGGATGGTCTCGGACCGGGACGTGACGTGGCGGCGGTCGGCACCGTTCCACGCCTTGATCGCCGACAGGAAGCGCGCGTCGACGCCGAAGCAGGAGCGGACGAAGACGAGGCACCAGGCGAGCCAGTCCCCGGACAGGGTGGGCGCGCGGCGGTCCGAGTCGACCCAGCTGCGGCCCCAGTCGATCGCGTCGGCTGCGGAGCGGGACATCACGCCTCCCCTCCCTCGACCACGTCGCCGGGCTCGTCGGTGCCGGGGGCGGCGTCGGCGGTGTCCGAGCCGTCCTCCTGCTCCGTCTCGTCGTCGTAGGGGCACGGGAGCGCGAGGGCGAGGTCGCGCTCGTCGGTCTGGTGGGCGAGCCCGAGCGGGTCGACGTCGACCCCGCGCGGCTCGGTGTTCTCGGTGGCGTGCTCGGACACGGGGTCCTCCTCGGGTGGGTTGGTGCCGGGATACGTGAAAGCCCGCC containing:
- a CDS encoding DUF3263 domain-containing protein; this encodes MRDCGVSSTRYYQELNALIDEPAALAAYP
- a CDS encoding DUF3263 domain-containing protein; this encodes MSTTTETLIERHRDMLEFERSWWKYQGVKD